From Bacillus basilensis, a single genomic window includes:
- a CDS encoding oligosaccharide flippase family protein: MESRKYQAFWRGAIILTIASFVTKVLSAFYRIPYQNIAGDIGFYIYQQIYPFYGFCLILATYGFPIIISKMVAERLERGKKQEAEEIICVSFWFLLGIGFIGFFTLFFGAEAIATAMGDIHLDKLLRVISFSFILMPFLSVARGYFQGFNNMMPTAVSQVIEQTIRVSIIVFLSLFLIAHGFDLYTVGAGAMLGSIAGGLIGIIVLVLYMRHDFRSIFFKSVKRIKGKKRIINILFWQGLAICVSNLVLIFIQMADSVSFYSLLIGAGEQAESAKVLKGVYDRSIPLMQLGTVVTTSFSLSLIPIITAAKERGDLTFIREKVKLAMKITFVIGFAAAIGLTCIIQPTNIMLFENSDGSDVLSILSLSILFSSLSITTASILQGLGQTLQPAIFVIFGGCLKLALNYMLMPYFGVKGAAIATLVALFVISLLNSALLMRAVSESLIDKRNMLGVVISGIGMGFVLIMFMRVLQMSGLVIDTEHRGIATLEALLGVAIGGLTYVFLILKLRVFTKAEIGTVMKKEKKEGSLKKSG, encoded by the coding sequence ATGGAATCGAGGAAATATCAAGCCTTTTGGCGTGGGGCTATTATATTAACAATCGCAAGTTTTGTTACAAAGGTATTAAGCGCTTTTTACCGTATTCCATATCAAAATATAGCGGGTGATATTGGTTTTTATATTTACCAACAAATTTATCCGTTTTATGGATTTTGTTTAATTTTAGCCACTTATGGGTTCCCCATTATAATTTCAAAAATGGTTGCGGAACGATTAGAGCGAGGGAAAAAGCAAGAAGCAGAAGAAATTATTTGTGTATCTTTTTGGTTTTTATTAGGGATTGGTTTTATTGGCTTTTTTACATTGTTCTTTGGTGCCGAAGCAATTGCAACAGCCATGGGTGATATACACTTAGATAAGCTATTGCGTGTTATTTCATTTTCATTCATATTGATGCCGTTTTTATCTGTAGCAAGAGGGTATTTTCAGGGTTTTAATAATATGATGCCAACAGCTGTTTCGCAAGTGATAGAACAAACAATTCGTGTTTCTATTATTGTATTTTTATCTCTATTCCTCATTGCTCACGGATTTGATTTATATACAGTCGGTGCAGGTGCTATGTTAGGCTCAATCGCAGGCGGATTGATTGGGATTATCGTACTTGTACTTTATATGCGTCATGACTTTCGTTCCATATTCTTTAAAAGTGTAAAGAGAATTAAAGGGAAAAAGAGGATTATTAATATCCTGTTTTGGCAAGGACTGGCGATTTGTGTTAGTAACTTAGTGCTTATTTTTATACAAATGGCCGATTCTGTTTCCTTCTATTCGTTACTTATTGGGGCAGGAGAGCAAGCTGAAAGTGCAAAGGTATTAAAAGGTGTTTATGACAGAAGTATCCCACTTATGCAATTAGGTACTGTCGTGACAACTTCTTTCTCGTTGTCGCTTATTCCAATTATTACAGCGGCGAAGGAAAGAGGAGATCTTACCTTTATTCGAGAAAAGGTAAAGTTAGCAATGAAAATAACATTTGTTATCGGATTTGCGGCGGCCATTGGATTAACTTGTATTATTCAACCTACGAATATTATGTTGTTTGAAAATAGTGATGGATCAGATGTTTTATCCATTTTATCTTTATCTATTTTATTTAGTTCATTGTCGATTACAACTGCTTCTATTTTGCAGGGGTTAGGACAAACATTACAGCCAGCGATATTCGTTATATTTGGAGGTTGTTTAAAGTTAGCTTTAAACTATATGTTAATGCCGTATTTTGGTGTAAAGGGAGCTGCAATTGCAACACTAGTTGCGTTATTTGTAATTTCTTTGCTAAATAGTGCATTACTTATGCGAGCTGTATCGGAATCGCTTATCGATAAACGGAATATGTTAGGTGTAGTTATTAGTGGTATCGGTATGGGATTTGTATTAATAATGTTTATGCGTGTATTGCAAATGTCTGGATTAGTAATTGATACAGAACATAGAGGGATTGCGACACTTGAGGCGTTGTTAGGTGTAGCTATCGGTGGATTAACATATGTGTTTTTAATTTTAAAATTACGTGTATTTACAAAAGCGGAAATAGGAACCGTTATGAAAAAAGAGAAAAAAGAAGGTTCATTGAAGAAGAGTGGATAG
- the spoVT gene encoding stage V sporulation protein T yields the protein MKATGIVRRIDDLGRVVIPKEIRRTLRIREGDPLEIFVDRDGEVILKKYSPISELGDFAKEYTEALYDSLGHNVLVCDRDSIIAVAGISKKEYLNKSVGDLIEKTMEERKSVIMTDESEISIIDGVTEKVHSYTIGPIVANGDPIGAVIIFSKEAIISEIEHKSVNTAASFLAKQMEQ from the coding sequence ATGAAAGCAACTGGAATCGTACGTCGAATTGATGATTTAGGCAGGGTGGTAATCCCGAAGGAAATTCGTAGAACTTTACGTATTCGAGAAGGAGACCCACTAGAAATATTTGTTGATCGCGATGGAGAAGTGATTTTGAAGAAATATTCTCCGATTAGTGAATTAGGTGACTTTGCAAAAGAATATACGGAAGCTTTATACGATAGCTTAGGACATAATGTGCTTGTATGCGATCGTGATTCTATTATCGCAGTAGCAGGCATATCTAAAAAAGAATACTTAAATAAAAGTGTTGGCGATTTAATTGAGAAGACAATGGAAGAACGTAAGTCTGTAATTATGACAGATGAAAGCGAAATTTCAATTATTGATGGAGTAACAGAAAAAGTTCATTCCTATACAATTGGCCCAATTGTTGCGAATGGGGATCCAATTGGGGCTGTTATTATCTTCTCTAAAGAGGCTATTATAAGTGAAATAGAGCATAAGTCAGTAAATACAGCAGCAAGCTTTTTAGCGAAACAAATGGAGCAATAA
- the yabQ gene encoding spore cortex biosynthesis protein YabQ, protein MSLTIQLYTMLSMIGMGAWIGASLDTYQRFLKRQERKRWLVFIHDILFWIVQALFVFYVLLLVNEAELRIYVFLALLCGFAAYQSLLKAVYMRLLNFLIYIFVQTTHFFVQIIQLLMIKPVIIIAQLFIAFILFLFRILLSIGHVLWKMVIWILLFIWKVFFWPVRFIASLIWKLLPNRVKLFIMKHVGFLQYVAKLKGHIFQLWERIKKKLGGPRK, encoded by the coding sequence ATGAGTCTAACAATTCAGTTGTATACGATGCTCTCAATGATTGGAATGGGTGCTTGGATTGGAGCGTCTTTAGATACCTACCAACGATTTTTAAAGCGTCAAGAACGTAAACGTTGGCTTGTATTTATACATGATATACTATTTTGGATTGTCCAAGCATTATTCGTTTTTTATGTATTGCTTCTTGTAAATGAAGCTGAACTACGTATATATGTATTTTTAGCATTATTATGTGGTTTTGCGGCATATCAAAGCTTATTGAAAGCAGTATATATGAGACTGTTAAATTTTCTCATCTATATTTTTGTGCAAACAACACACTTTTTTGTTCAAATTATACAGCTACTCATGATAAAACCTGTTATTATTATAGCGCAGCTATTTATTGCATTTATATTATTCTTATTTCGTATACTGCTTTCAATTGGACATGTGTTATGGAAAATGGTGATTTGGATATTACTTTTCATATGGAAAGTTTTTTTCTGGCCTGTTCGATTTATTGCTTCGCTCATATGGAAACTTCTCCCTAATCGTGTTAAACTTTTTATAATGAAACATGTAGGGTTCCTGCAATATGTAGCAAAATTGAAGGGACATATCTTCCAATTATGGGAGCGTATAAAAAAGAAGTTAGGGGGACCTCGGAAATGA
- the mfd gene encoding transcription-repair coupling factor has product MIGLLEQFYKNEEIQSVINGLEDGLKEQLVSGMATSSRSLLMAALYKKTKKSQLIVTHNLYQAQKVHEDLVALLGEKDVWLYPVNELIASELGVASPELKAQRIEVLNRLAAGENGIIVAPVAGLRRFLPMKELWKQRQIEINLGQEIDLDTFLHTLHHIGYERKSMVEAPGEFSLRGGILDIYPLTEELPFRIEFFDTEVDSIRLFDVDEQRSQDKKESVRFGPATEFLFSQEELKSGIKHLEEGLTKTMQKLSDDKLKTTVLETVSHEIEMLKNGQSIEQMFKYLSIFYKEPASLIDYLPEDGVVVLDEISRIQETASHLETEEAEWYISLLGEGTIIQDLSFSHSFEEFLHHKKRSFVYLTLFLRHIAHTHPQNIVNVTCKTMQDFHGQMQLLKTEIDRWSEGHFTTVVLGTDDERVKKLQHILSDYDIEADIVEGTDILLPGRLQIAVGDLHAGFEMPMQKLVVITEKELFHKKVKKSQRKQKLSNAERIKSYSELKVGDYVVHVNHGIGKFLGIETLEINGVHKDYLNIKYQGNDKLYVPIEQIDQVQKYVGSEGKDPKVYKLGGNDWKKVKTKVEKSVQDIADDLIKLYAEREASKGYAYTPDTAEQQEFESSFPYQETEDQLRSIEEIKKDMERGRPMDRLLCGDVGYGKTEVAIRAAFKAIMDEKQVAILVPTTILAQQHYETIRERFQDYPINIGLLSRFRTRKQQNETIKGLKDGTVDIVIGTHRILSKDVTYKDLGLLIIDEEQRFGVTHKEKIKQLKANVDVLTLTATPIPRTLHMSMLGVRDLSVIETPPENRFPVQTYVVEYNPALMREAIERELARGGQIYFLYNRVEDIERKADEISMLVPDARVTYAHGKMNEGELESVMLSFLEGQHDVLVSTTIIETGVDIPNVNTLIVFDADRMGLSQLYQLRGRVGRSNRVAYAYFAYKRDKVLSEVAERRLQAIKEFTELGSGFKIAMRDLSIRGAGNLLGAEQHGFIDSVGFDLYSQMLKDAIEQRRGTDGVENTVNVEIDLEVDAYLPDAYISDSKQKIMMYKQFRGVSAIEDIEELQEEMIDRFGDYPQEVGYLLQIANIKVLAMKEQIELIKQNKFEVTILFSEQASQNIDGGKLFMLGNSFGRMIGLGMEGSQLKIVMKTNGLETSKWLTIAENLLKGLPDVKKEVINA; this is encoded by the coding sequence ATGATAGGTTTATTAGAACAATTTTATAAAAATGAAGAGATCCAATCGGTTATTAATGGATTAGAAGATGGTTTAAAAGAGCAACTTGTATCAGGTATGGCAACCTCTTCTCGTTCGTTATTAATGGCGGCCTTATATAAAAAAACAAAAAAATCACAACTTATTGTGACGCATAATTTATATCAAGCGCAAAAAGTGCATGAAGATTTAGTGGCGTTACTTGGTGAAAAAGATGTATGGCTATATCCAGTGAATGAATTGATAGCATCAGAACTTGGTGTTGCAAGTCCTGAATTGAAGGCGCAACGTATTGAAGTATTAAACCGTTTAGCTGCTGGAGAGAATGGGATTATTGTAGCGCCAGTTGCAGGACTGCGCAGATTTTTACCAATGAAAGAATTATGGAAGCAAAGGCAAATCGAAATCAATCTAGGGCAAGAGATTGATTTAGATACATTCTTGCATACTTTACATCATATTGGTTATGAGCGTAAGTCGATGGTAGAGGCTCCTGGGGAATTTAGTTTGCGCGGGGGAATATTAGATATTTATCCACTAACTGAAGAGTTACCATTTCGTATTGAATTTTTCGACACAGAAGTCGATTCTATTCGATTATTTGATGTGGATGAACAGCGCTCTCAAGATAAAAAAGAAAGTGTTAGATTTGGTCCAGCAACAGAGTTTTTATTTTCGCAGGAAGAATTGAAATCGGGAATTAAGCATCTTGAGGAAGGCTTGACCAAGACGATGCAAAAACTTTCCGATGATAAATTGAAGACTACAGTGCTTGAGACAGTAAGTCATGAAATTGAGATGTTAAAAAACGGGCAAAGTATAGAACAGATGTTTAAATATTTATCTATTTTCTATAAAGAACCTGCTAGTCTGATAGATTATTTACCAGAAGATGGTGTTGTGGTTTTAGATGAGATTTCCCGTATTCAAGAAACAGCATCACATCTTGAAACAGAAGAGGCGGAATGGTATATATCACTTCTTGGTGAGGGAACAATTATTCAAGATTTATCTTTCTCCCACTCGTTTGAGGAATTTCTTCATCATAAAAAAAGAAGTTTTGTATATTTAACGTTATTCTTACGTCATATAGCACATACACATCCGCAAAACATTGTAAATGTGACATGTAAAACAATGCAAGACTTCCATGGGCAGATGCAGTTGTTGAAAACTGAAATTGATAGATGGAGCGAAGGGCATTTTACGACCGTTGTGCTTGGCACAGATGATGAACGTGTAAAAAAACTACAACATATTTTAAGTGATTATGATATTGAGGCAGATATTGTAGAGGGCACAGATATATTATTGCCTGGAAGGTTACAAATTGCTGTAGGTGATTTACATGCAGGATTTGAAATGCCGATGCAAAAGCTTGTTGTCATTACTGAAAAAGAGCTTTTTCATAAGAAAGTTAAAAAATCACAACGTAAGCAAAAGTTATCGAATGCTGAACGTATTAAAAGTTATTCGGAATTAAAAGTTGGAGATTATGTAGTTCATGTAAATCATGGTATAGGTAAATTCTTAGGTATTGAGACATTAGAGATTAATGGTGTTCATAAAGATTACTTGAATATTAAATATCAAGGTAATGATAAGTTATACGTTCCAATTGAACAAATTGACCAAGTGCAAAAATATGTAGGATCTGAAGGGAAGGATCCTAAAGTTTATAAATTGGGCGGGAATGATTGGAAGAAGGTCAAAACGAAAGTTGAAAAATCTGTACAAGACATTGCGGATGACCTAATTAAACTATATGCTGAGCGCGAAGCTTCAAAGGGTTATGCATATACACCAGATACAGCAGAACAACAAGAATTTGAATCTTCTTTCCCATATCAAGAGACAGAGGATCAATTACGCTCTATTGAAGAGATTAAAAAGGACATGGAACGCGGACGTCCGATGGATAGGCTTCTTTGTGGTGATGTAGGATATGGAAAGACGGAAGTAGCTATTCGTGCGGCATTTAAGGCGATTATGGATGAAAAACAAGTTGCGATTTTAGTGCCGACAACGATCCTTGCACAACAACACTATGAAACAATTCGAGAGCGTTTTCAAGATTACCCGATTAATATTGGGTTACTAAGTAGATTCCGCACGCGAAAACAACAAAATGAAACAATTAAGGGTTTAAAGGATGGAACGGTAGATATTGTAATCGGAACGCATCGTATTTTATCTAAAGATGTTACTTATAAAGACTTGGGACTTCTGATTATTGATGAAGAGCAAAGATTTGGTGTGACGCATAAAGAAAAAATTAAACAATTGAAAGCAAATGTTGACGTATTAACATTAACGGCAACTCCAATTCCACGTACACTGCATATGTCTATGCTTGGAGTACGTGATTTATCTGTTATTGAGACACCGCCAGAAAATCGTTTCCCAGTCCAAACGTATGTAGTGGAGTATAATCCTGCGTTAATGCGAGAAGCGATAGAACGAGAGCTTGCAAGAGGTGGTCAAATTTACTTCCTATACAATCGTGTGGAGGATATTGAAAGAAAAGCAGATGAAATTTCAATGTTAGTTCCAGATGCTCGTGTAACATACGCACATGGGAAAATGAATGAAGGTGAATTAGAGTCTGTTATGCTATCGTTTTTAGAGGGGCAGCATGATGTTCTTGTGAGTACAACAATTATTGAAACAGGTGTAGATATTCCGAACGTTAATACGTTAATTGTATTTGATGCAGACCGTATGGGACTATCACAGTTGTATCAGCTTCGTGGGCGTGTTGGGCGTTCTAATCGCGTTGCATATGCATACTTTGCATACAAACGTGATAAAGTGTTATCAGAAGTTGCAGAGAGACGTCTACAAGCAATTAAAGAGTTCACAGAGCTTGGATCTGGTTTCAAGATTGCAATGAGGGATTTATCAATTCGTGGTGCGGGTAACTTGTTAGGGGCAGAACAACATGGATTTATTGATTCTGTCGGATTTGATCTATATTCTCAAATGCTAAAAGATGCGATTGAACAGCGCAGAGGAACAGATGGAGTTGAAAATACAGTTAATGTTGAAATCGACTTGGAAGTAGATGCATATTTACCAGATGCTTATATTTCAGATAGTAAACAAAAAATTATGATGTATAAACAATTTAGAGGTGTTTCTGCAATTGAGGATATTGAAGAGCTGCAGGAAGAGATGATAGATAGATTTGGTGATTATCCACAAGAAGTTGGTTATTTATTACAAATTGCAAATATTAAGGTATTGGCAATGAAGGAACAAATTGAATTAATTAAGCAAAATAAATTTGAAGTAACAATCCTGTTTTCGGAACAAGCAAGCCAAAACATTGATGGTGGAAAATTATTCATGCTTGGAAATAGTTTTGGACGTATGATCGGTCTAGGAATGGAAGGATCACAATTGAAAATCGTTATGAAAACAAATGGTTTAGAAACATCGAAGTGGTTAACAATTGCTGAAAATTTATTAAAAGGCCTACCAGATGTGAAAAAAGAAGTCATAAATGCCTAA
- the mazG gene encoding nucleoside triphosphate pyrophosphohydrolase, translated as MSGIITILGLGAGELDQLTMGVYRKIKEADHMFVRTKEHPVIEELEKDGIQYTAFDNIYEAHDTFEIVYETIANTLLEQAEDTEIIYAVPGHPLVAERTVQLLLEKGEAANVEVRIEGGQSFLDPMFASLKIDPIEGFQLIDATSFERGQLELRQHLIFCQVYDAFVASDVKLTLMEMLPDDYEVYIVTAAGTSFEQVKKVPLYMLDHETELNNLTSVYVPPVQERASLYQQFDVLREIIADLRGPNGCPWDKQQTHQSLKKYLIEEAYEVLEAIDEEDDDHLVEELGDILLQVMLHAQIGEDEGWFSIDDIIRTLSEKMVRRHPHVFGNTDVNNADEVIANWEEIKKQEKGFVKESVLNGVPKSLPQLLRAYEIQKKAGKVGFDWVEVQPMIEKALEEWQEFQQEVTNMDEAKMLGEFGDLLFAFVNIARHYKIDPEEALRSTNEKFVGRFLFMEAKVAEMNKEMQDLSLEQLDVLWEEAKQTEL; from the coding sequence GTGAGTGGAATCATTACTATTTTAGGATTAGGTGCTGGTGAGTTAGATCAGTTAACGATGGGTGTATATCGGAAAATAAAAGAAGCAGATCACATGTTTGTTAGAACGAAGGAACATCCCGTTATAGAAGAGTTGGAGAAAGATGGTATACAATATACAGCCTTTGACAATATATATGAAGCACATGATACATTTGAAATTGTATATGAAACAATTGCGAATACATTGCTAGAACAAGCTGAAGACACAGAAATCATCTATGCCGTTCCAGGGCACCCGCTTGTAGCGGAAAGGACGGTTCAGCTACTTTTGGAAAAAGGCGAAGCAGCGAATGTTGAGGTGCGAATTGAAGGTGGACAAAGTTTCCTTGACCCTATGTTTGCAAGTCTTAAGATTGATCCGATTGAAGGATTCCAATTAATTGACGCCACATCATTTGAAAGAGGACAATTAGAATTACGTCAACATTTAATCTTTTGCCAAGTTTATGACGCATTCGTTGCATCAGATGTGAAATTAACATTAATGGAGATGCTACCAGATGATTACGAAGTGTATATCGTAACAGCTGCAGGGACTTCATTTGAACAAGTTAAAAAGGTACCGTTGTACATGTTAGATCATGAAACCGAGTTGAATAATTTAACGAGTGTGTACGTACCACCAGTTCAGGAACGTGCGTCCTTGTATCAACAGTTTGATGTGCTTAGAGAAATTATTGCAGACCTTCGTGGACCAAATGGTTGTCCGTGGGATAAACAGCAAACACATCAATCTTTAAAGAAGTATTTAATTGAGGAAGCTTATGAAGTGTTGGAAGCAATTGATGAAGAGGATGATGATCACTTAGTAGAAGAACTGGGTGATATATTATTACAAGTTATGTTGCATGCCCAAATTGGAGAGGACGAAGGTTGGTTCTCTATAGATGATATTATTCGAACTTTATCTGAGAAAATGGTTCGTCGCCATCCGCATGTATTCGGGAATACGGATGTAAATAATGCCGATGAAGTAATTGCCAATTGGGAAGAAATTAAAAAACAGGAAAAAGGATTCGTGAAAGAATCTGTTTTAAATGGAGTTCCAAAGAGTTTACCACAGTTACTACGCGCTTATGAAATTCAGAAAAAAGCTGGTAAGGTTGGTTTCGATTGGGTTGAAGTACAACCGATGATAGAGAAAGCCTTAGAAGAATGGCAAGAGTTCCAACAAGAAGTTACAAACATGGATGAGGCGAAGATGTTAGGTGAATTTGGCGATTTACTATTTGCGTTTGTTAATATAGCTCGTCATTATAAAATAGATCCAGAAGAGGCGTTACGTTCAACTAATGAGAAATTCGTTGGTCGTTTCTTATTCATGGAAGCAAAGGTAGCTGAAATGAATAAAGAGATGCAAGATTTATCATTAGAGCAGTTAGATGTTTTATGGGAAGAGGCAAAACAAACAGAGCTTTAA
- the yabP gene encoding sporulation protein YabP, producing the protein MSSNQQNVSVEHDIIMRGRRVIDITGVKQVESFDSEEFLLETVMGFLTIRGQNLQMKNLDVEKGIVSIKGKVHEMLYIDENQGDKTKGFFSKLFK; encoded by the coding sequence ATGTCTTCTAATCAACAAAATGTTTCTGTAGAGCATGATATTATTATGCGTGGCAGGCGTGTAATTGATATTACCGGTGTAAAGCAGGTAGAGAGTTTTGATAGCGAAGAGTTTTTACTTGAGACTGTAATGGGCTTTTTAACAATTCGTGGTCAAAATTTGCAAATGAAAAATTTAGATGTAGAAAAAGGTATTGTATCGATTAAAGGGAAAGTTCATGAGATGCTGTATATTGATGAGAATCAAGGGGATAAAACTAAAGGCTTCTTTAGTAAGTTGTTTAAATGA
- a CDS encoding anti-sigma-F factor Fin family protein, with protein sequence MEGYYYCRHCGSNVGSVTAEKVYSDVLFQLTEQEVVEMIHFHENGNIYIKTICESCQETLASYPEYYEYEKFLQ encoded by the coding sequence ATGGAAGGATATTATTATTGCAGACATTGCGGGAGTAATGTAGGCTCCGTTACCGCAGAAAAAGTATATAGCGACGTTTTATTTCAACTAACAGAGCAAGAAGTAGTAGAGATGATTCATTTTCATGAGAATGGAAATATATATATAAAAACGATTTGTGAATCGTGTCAAGAAACGCTCGCATCTTATCCTGAGTATTATGAATATGAAAAATTTCTGCAATAA
- the pth gene encoding aminoacyl-tRNA hydrolase has translation MKLIVGLGNPGREYELTRHNIGFMAIDELAKRWNISLNEQKFKGVFGAGFVNGEKVILLKPLTYMNLSGESIRPLMDYYKIDVEDFVVLYDDLDIPVGKLRLRMKGSAGGHNGVKSTISHLGTQEFQRIRMGIDRPKNGMKVVDYVLGRFTSEEIPDVSHSIEKAADACEEWLNKPFLQIMNTFNS, from the coding sequence ATGAAATTGATAGTAGGACTTGGGAACCCGGGTAGAGAATATGAATTAACAAGGCATAATATTGGGTTTATGGCGATTGATGAACTTGCAAAGCGTTGGAATATTTCTTTAAACGAACAAAAATTTAAAGGGGTATTTGGTGCAGGGTTTGTTAATGGAGAAAAAGTAATCTTACTAAAGCCACTTACATATATGAATTTATCTGGGGAAAGTATTCGTCCACTTATGGATTACTATAAAATTGATGTAGAGGACTTTGTTGTTCTGTACGATGATTTAGACATCCCTGTAGGTAAATTACGCCTTCGTATGAAAGGTAGTGCTGGTGGACATAATGGTGTGAAATCAACAATTTCACATTTAGGAACACAAGAGTTTCAACGTATCCGTATGGGAATTGATCGTCCGAAAAATGGAATGAAGGTAGTAGATTACGTATTAGGACGCTTTACATCGGAAGAAATTCCTGATGTAAGTCATTCTATTGAAAAAGCGGCAGATGCATGCGAAGAATGGTTAAATAAACCGTTTCTTCAAATCATGAATACTTTCAATAGTTAA
- the divIC gene encoding cell division protein DivIC, producing the protein MRELRQRTIEKQSPNPVKEHIIQTDENRKRLYRRLAVFLVFAFTIIASISVTFYQQNSSIRAKEAKVKDMKKELDSLTNKEKSLKDEVQKLNDEEYVLKIARRDYFFSGKGEIIFPVSK; encoded by the coding sequence ATGAGGGAACTGAGACAAAGAACAATCGAAAAACAGAGTCCAAATCCTGTTAAAGAGCATATAATACAAACGGATGAGAACAGGAAGCGACTTTATCGCCGTTTAGCGGTTTTTCTTGTCTTTGCTTTTACAATTATTGCGAGTATTAGTGTAACGTTTTATCAACAAAACAGTTCCATTAGAGCAAAAGAAGCAAAAGTTAAGGACATGAAAAAAGAACTGGATTCATTAACGAATAAAGAAAAGAGTCTAAAAGACGAAGTTCAAAAGTTAAATGATGAAGAGTACGTATTAAAGATTGCTAGAAGGGATTATTTCTTCTCTGGAAAAGGGGAGATAATTTTTCCTGTTTCTAAGTAG
- a CDS encoding ribose-phosphate diphosphokinase, which produces MSTQYLNSNLKVFSLNSNKELAEQIAKHIGVGLGKCSVDRFSDGEVQINIEESIRGCDVFIIQSTSFPVNEHIMELLIMIDALKRASAKTINIVIPYYGYARQDRKARSREPITSKLVANLLETAGATRVITLDLHAPQIQGFFDIPIDHLMGVPILSDYFETKGLKDIVIVSPDHGGVTRARKMADRLKAPIAIIDKRRPRPNVSEVMNIIGNIEGKTAILIDDIIDTAGTITLAANALVENGASEVYACCTHPVLSGPAIERIQNSNIKELVVTNSIVLPEEKKIDKVHELSVAPLIGEAIIRVYEEESVSVLFN; this is translated from the coding sequence ATGTCGACTCAATATCTAAATTCTAATTTGAAAGTATTCTCTTTAAACTCTAATAAGGAACTTGCTGAGCAAATTGCAAAGCACATTGGAGTAGGACTAGGAAAATGTTCTGTTGATCGTTTTAGTGATGGAGAAGTTCAAATTAACATTGAAGAAAGTATCCGTGGTTGCGATGTATTCATTATTCAATCTACAAGCTTCCCAGTAAACGAACATATCATGGAATTACTTATTATGATCGATGCATTAAAACGTGCATCTGCAAAAACAATTAATATTGTTATTCCTTACTATGGTTATGCGCGTCAAGACCGTAAAGCGCGTTCTCGTGAACCAATTACATCGAAACTTGTAGCAAACTTGCTTGAAACAGCAGGTGCAACTCGTGTAATCACTCTAGATTTACATGCTCCACAAATTCAAGGGTTCTTTGATATCCCAATCGACCACTTAATGGGTGTGCCAATTCTTTCAGATTACTTTGAAACAAAAGGTCTTAAAGATATCGTAATCGTGTCACCTGACCACGGTGGGGTAACTCGTGCTAGAAAAATGGCAGATCGCCTAAAAGCGCCAATCGCTATTATTGATAAGCGTCGTCCTCGCCCGAACGTATCAGAGGTAATGAACATTATCGGTAATATTGAAGGTAAAACAGCAATTTTAATTGATGACATCATTGATACAGCTGGTACAATTACATTAGCAGCGAACGCTCTTGTTGAGAACGGTGCTTCTGAAGTATATGCTTGCTGTACACACCCAGTATTATCTGGTCCAGCAATTGAACGTATCCAAAACTCAAATATTAAAGAGTTAGTTGTAACAAACTCTATCGTATTACCAGAAGAGAAGAAAATCGACAAAGTACATGAACTTTCAGTTGCTCCACTAATCGGAGAAGCGATCATTCGTGTATACGAAGAAGAATCTGTAAGTGTATTATTCAATTAA
- a CDS encoding RNA-binding S4 domain-containing protein: MRLDKFLKVSRLIKRRTLAKEVADQGRISINGQVAKASSDVKVADELTIRFGQKIVTVKINELKETTKKEDAANMYSLVREEKVKAEEGLF, translated from the coding sequence ATGCGTCTAGATAAGTTTTTAAAAGTATCACGTTTAATTAAAAGAAGAACATTAGCGAAAGAAGTGGCTGACCAAGGAAGAATATCAATTAATGGTCAAGTGGCAAAAGCGAGTTCAGATGTGAAAGTAGCTGATGAATTAACAATTCGTTTTGGGCAAAAAATAGTAACTGTAAAAATAAACGAATTGAAAGAAACGACAAAAAAAGAAGATGCAGCAAATATGTATAGCTTAGTTCGTGAAGAAAAAGTAAAGGCTGAAGAAGGCTTGTTCTAA